A portion of the Bacillus thuringiensis genome contains these proteins:
- a CDS encoding oxidoreductase, which translates to MNKRTALILGASGLVGQEITRLLLESDYYDSVTIFVREPMQLQHEKLQQKQVDFSVLEEYKEFFAVDDVFSCLGTTIKKAKTKANFKKVDYEYTLRAACLAEKQGVQNFLVVSSMGANPKSFFFYSQVKGKMEEELQKLVIGGIHIFRPSLLVGNRQEFRFGERMAEKLSRIIPFIFKGAFKKYKPISAKDVAKGMYITALREESGIHTYNSNEITTIE; encoded by the coding sequence ATGAATAAGCGAACAGCGTTAATACTTGGTGCAAGTGGTTTAGTTGGACAAGAGATAACGCGTCTATTACTTGAATCAGATTACTACGATTCGGTTACTATTTTTGTAAGAGAGCCAATGCAATTGCAACATGAGAAGTTACAGCAGAAACAAGTTGATTTTTCGGTATTAGAGGAATATAAAGAGTTCTTTGCTGTGGATGATGTTTTTAGTTGCTTAGGAACAACAATAAAAAAAGCAAAAACAAAAGCAAATTTTAAAAAAGTAGATTATGAATATACGTTACGAGCTGCTTGTTTAGCTGAAAAACAAGGGGTGCAAAATTTCCTTGTTGTGTCTTCTATGGGAGCGAATCCTAAATCATTTTTCTTTTATTCACAAGTGAAAGGAAAAATGGAAGAAGAATTGCAAAAGTTAGTGATCGGTGGTATTCACATTTTTAGACCATCATTATTAGTAGGAAACCGACAAGAATTTCGTTTCGGCGAACGAATGGCTGAAAAGTTATCTCGTATTATTCCTTTTATTTTTAAAGGGGCTTTCAAAAAGTATAAACCAATTTCAGCTAAAGATGTGGCGAAAGGGATGTATATAACCGCGCTGCGAGAAGAATCGGGTATCCATACTTATAATTCAAATGAAATTACAACGATAGAATAA